The following proteins are encoded in a genomic region of Verrucomicrobiia bacterium:
- the ruvX gene encoding Holliday junction resolvase RuvX, with protein MAAPYLGLDIGLHRTGIALSESGLIAQPLTTVEWKLPHSQPLVEAIIALINQYEIATIVVGMPLGEEGENTAQALKTAHLLDHLREGIKTAGLTTEVVEVNEFHSTQDALAQFPDVDKDAAAAAVILQDYLEQNGTAW; from the coding sequence ATGGCTGCACCCTACTTAGGACTCGATATTGGACTTCACCGCACCGGCATTGCCCTTTCTGAAAGCGGCCTCATTGCACAGCCGCTAACTACGGTGGAGTGGAAACTCCCCCACAGCCAACCCCTGGTGGAGGCAATCATCGCCCTCATTAACCAGTACGAGATTGCCACCATTGTGGTTGGCATGCCGCTGGGAGAAGAAGGCGAAAACACCGCCCAGGCCCTTAAAACTGCGCACCTTCTTGACCATCTCCGCGAGGGCATAAAGACTGCCGGCCTAACCACGGAAGTAGTAGAAGTGAACGAGTTTCACAGCACCCAAGACGCCCTGGCCCAGTTCCCTGATGTGGACAAAGACGCAGCCGCTGCGGCAGTCATCCTGCAGGACTACTTGGAACAAAACGGGACCGCATGGTAA
- the mltG gene encoding endolytic transglycosylase MltG, giving the protein MVNRFVVIFILTICTLFGIFFAGWNIVSERRSARNAIADAKREDILITVIEGKRWEEIAGQMDRAGITSFADFKAILEATKSPVEGTLFPETYRFFPATPAGDVIEKLRLTYARKLVDAAPTNDQLILASIVEREAQNDVERSVIAGIYQNRLSVGMSLDADPTVQYAKDTQAYAKAGKPRDFEFWGAITQADYRGVISPYNTYINRGLPPGPICNPGVKSILAAMNPADHDYTYFFHRNGELVLSKSLAEHQRKFSIKR; this is encoded by the coding sequence ATGGTAAACCGTTTCGTTGTCATCTTCATCCTTACCATCTGCACCCTTTTTGGCATTTTCTTTGCCGGCTGGAACATTGTGTCTGAACGCCGGAGCGCCCGGAACGCGATTGCCGATGCCAAGCGTGAGGACATCCTCATTACCGTCATCGAGGGCAAGCGATGGGAGGAAATTGCCGGACAAATGGACAGGGCGGGCATTACCTCTTTTGCGGACTTCAAAGCCATCCTAGAGGCCACCAAGAGCCCTGTAGAGGGCACTTTGTTCCCGGAGACCTACCGCTTCTTCCCTGCCACACCCGCAGGTGATGTCATTGAAAAACTCCGCCTGACCTATGCGCGCAAGCTTGTTGATGCCGCACCCACTAATGACCAGCTTATTTTGGCTTCCATTGTGGAACGTGAGGCACAGAACGATGTGGAGCGCTCAGTCATTGCCGGCATCTACCAGAATCGGTTAAGCGTCGGTATGTCCCTGGATGCCGATCCCACTGTCCAATACGCCAAGGACACCCAAGCGTATGCCAAGGCAGGCAAACCGCGGGACTTTGAGTTTTGGGGAGCCATTACCCAAGCCGATTACCGAGGCGTGATTTCACCTTACAACACATATATCAACCGAGGGCTGCCACCGGGACCCATTTGCAATCCCGGTGTTAAAAGCATCTTGGCTGCGATGAACCCGGCCGACCACGACTACACCTATTTCTTCCATCGGAATGGCGAGCTTGTGCTTTCCAAGTCCCTTGCGGAGCATCAACGGAAGTTCAGTATTAAGCGCTAG